Part of the Anopheles gambiae chromosome 3, idAnoGambNW_F1_1, whole genome shotgun sequence genome is shown below.
CTCTCTCCAAGATGACGCCGTCATCGAACAGCGCGTTATGTGCTCTTGCGCTTGATCGAAAAAAGCCGCTTCCATGAAAGCCACAAGCAAACGAACcccagtgagagagagaggagcaGATGACGACGACCgggcgatgatggtgatgatggttaCGCTAAGCGAGCCCGGCAACGGCGTCGCCTACTGAGAGCGAAAATATATGCCCTACACTGTATGTACGTGCGCGCTTGCTCTGCGCCCCTTGTATGCGTTACACACAGTACTCTACGGCCGGTTGTAAGATAGCGCGTTCAATGGGCTTCACCAACACACCGTTGCGAACGGACGCCCGCCGGTaagcacacacaggcacaaacGGCGTGGAAGGAGAGGGATTTCGTCAGCAGCGCACAGCTTATCTCACCTATATGTACATCGTTGCGTTCAAGCATCCAACGGTTGGCCTAAAAGTGCCGCTTGGTCATGGTTCCCCcagcagaaaagaaaaacatttacATATGCTCTTTTCTAACAATttcaaagagaaaaaaaatgtgtcgAACGATTGGCATCACCTTTGGGAGATGAATCAATGGCGGAATATTgtattttaataatgaaatttgtatggcGCGCGCGTAGCCTGTTTTTCATTGACCGGGTAGCCGTTAATTAGTGTTGGTGTGTTCGATCGACACAACACCACTACACACGCGCTGCTGTGCCGCCTTTGACCATTTGGCGTTAGTGTGTGTTAGTgggaaaggtaaacaaactttTTCTCGCGCGGAAACGCGTCctacacacaggcacacgcgcgcacaccaATGAGTGTGTGGTTATAGAGCGATAGCAGTCGCCGAGTGGAAGAAGAATGACCGGTTTGTCCAGAAGGGCggacacacgaaaaaaaaaaaaaacacattggaATGGTTGTCTAAAGGGGAAGTACGTGTGATTGTGTCACTAGTGGGGCCAGTGCGCGTCCATGCGCACCCATTTATACCGCTGTGCTAAACGTGTGCGCGCGGCTGTACgagtgtgtgcgagagagggAAATTAGGGGAAGAAAATATTACGGGTTCTCCTTGTAGAATGGGGTCTTCcgtttttcatattttcaccCCCAGGTTCCTTACTCGCTCCACGTTGGGGGTAACCCCTCCTGTTGGCGTAAATTCTGAACAAGAGGAGGTTGTCCAACGCAAAATTACACAATCCATGGCGATGCTAATTAAATCTGTTCGTaaacttttatttaaattgataaATATTCGAATCTGAACAATTCGAAGATGAGTTATTGCCGGAATTATGGGTTTCTTCTTCGTCACTGTCACTGAACGCATTTTTATCAGACAATGTATCATTTCTTCACCACCCGAGCTCTCCAAATGGTCATAGTTTGGGCAAAGGGAGGGCGTCTAGTAGTGGATGTGGGGGGAGGGAAATGTGAGCGAGTTTGCGCGTGGGTGCGCCGCTGCTGCCCTATATGTGGGCAAGGATGATAATAGCAGGAAAGATTTGTTTTCCCCAACAACACTCCCAATGCTCCACCGCGCCCAGTAGTAGTGTGCCCTCTAGAAGTCCTTTCCTTGCCCTTGGGATAACCGCTAGAGAAGGAAGAACATCGATACGAATTTTAGTGCCTGGGGGGGAGGAAGTGTAGGTAGAGCAGGAAGGGGGGAGGATACGATTCGTATTCTGAATGGTATGTGGGGGCGGTATCCCATTTTGATTTTAGCATACGATAAGAATGTTGCCTAATTAAAGCATAACTGAAGATTGTTACCAATAACTGACgcctttttctttctgttcTCTCCGCCCTGCTTTTTACAGGAAAAAACCGCCGAAAcgaaaaaagtaaagaaagaCGAAAACGGTGCCGgcgaggaagaggaagaagtgGAAGACGAGGGAGAGGAGCTGGAGGGTGAGGATGAGGAGTACGACCTTCCATACGGCGATGAGGAGGACATCGAAGCAGAAGGTAAGTTAGCGAGCTCCAAAAATCAATCGCTATAAAATTGCTCTTAAGCACCCAGCCGCTTCGGTGGgagtggagggggggggggggagtattTTATGATAAAGAAAAAGAGGTGCAGTAGTGATGGTAAAAAGGAATCACATTCGAAGCGAACCGGAGGACACGAAGGTTCGGAACAATTGTGCAGGATTAAAATATTCTTTGAGCGCGCTCGAGTAGTCCAcatcattctctctctctctctttttgggCTGAAACGTCATACGAGGAACAGAAACGAGTTTTGATCCTTAGTAGCCGAGGAGTGAGAgagatgagagagagaaacgatCTGCGGTCCTTCCCTGATCTGTGTGCGTACGATTACTTCTTGCCCACGTTGCCTTTCCGATGGAAACCGCTCGACGTTTCGCGCCAAATGTGTACGGTAGAGGGGAAAAAATGTGTCGTCCTAGCAGGCGGCGTGACGCTCTGATTTCCTCGATACAAacctcacacactcacacgaacAGGAGCCTCGCAGAGGGGTTGCGTTGGaaactgtgcgtgtgtgtgtctgtgagtaAATCACGGGGAATGAATACCGAGCGGCACTGTACTTTGCCTAGTTGgagtacatttttttttgcttttctacttTCCTTTCGCTTTTAGCATCATCTCCTGCACATACCATCTAGAATAGTCTATGTataaaaatgtagaaaaatCTTACCGCCCGCGTCTAATACCTGTTTGGTggtgtttttgcaccatttctttctttctttctttctttttcgttcGGTTTCTCTTACACAgatgaggaagaggaggagggtgATGATGTCGAgggagaggaggaggacgaggacgcGTAATGAATGAAAGTGCATATGTGAGAGTGAgactaacaaaaaacaaa
Proteins encoded:
- the LOC1278088 gene encoding bacchus, producing the protein MSSADKNSEVEVENVAAAEEKAETKEVKGVKRPADEKTAETKKVKKDENGAGEEEEEVEDEGEELEGEDEEYDLPYGDEEDIEAEDEEEEEGDDVEGEEEDEDA